Proteins encoded together in one Vigna angularis cultivar LongXiaoDou No.4 chromosome 5, ASM1680809v1, whole genome shotgun sequence window:
- the LOC128196634 gene encoding uncharacterized protein LOC128196634 yields MENQVEVQEGMKADIRQLKEQMRQVLKTLEALQSPGCLCTQRSQQGVPEAQTFPSYGLPPNYTPPSGVDSRHLDTQKAEGNAAEVEDEPGATTFIIPRQTIQPGIESMIMKKQPETKSPSCVITPADFKDDKSILEVLEKRLRAREGEGSFESGDAKKLCLVPDVVVPPKFKLPEFEQYQGNTCPRCHITMYCRKMAAYARNEKLLIHFFQESLTDEALTWYMHSDTTHIYSWKHLVETFLRQYGYKDLTPDRAQLQNMVKKESESFREYAQRWREIVAQVEPRLSDKEMTTTFLSTLQPSFYEHMLSISVSSSFTDIVVIGERVESGIRNGKFALGLELVVSLNEYDPRREKGKERRANSHFIACPQMSHSYGSSRATERRNYNHGEKVANFTPIPMTYTELLPDLLCRNLIKICPTRPIRPPYPRRYDVNARCDYHGGACGHSIEACKALKRKVQSLIDSGCLKFEEMQSSTVARREFTSTNAMDE; encoded by the coding sequence atggagaaccaagtaGAAGTTCAAGAGGGAATGAAAGCCGATATCCGAcagctgaaggaacaaatgagacaGGTCCTAAAGACCCTGGAAGCCTTACAAAGTCCTGGATGTTTATGCACACAACGATCACAACAAGGAGTTCCAGAAGcacaaactttcccttcctatggtcttcCCCCGAATTATACTCCACCCTCAGGAGTGGACTCGAGACATCTTGACACTCAAAAGGCCGAAGGTAATGCAGCTGAAGTAGAAGACGAGCCTGGGGCAACCACTTTCATAATTCCTAGGCAGACGATCCAACCAGGTATTGAGAGcatgataatgaaaaaacaacCTGAGACGAAGTCTCCATCTTGTGTCATTACACCAGCAGATTTTAAGGACGATAAGAGCATATTAGAAGTCCTCGAAAAGAGGTTGAGAGCCAGAGAGGGTGAAGGAAGTTTTGAATCTGGAGATGCTAAAAAACTATGTTTAGTTCCCGATGTGGTGGTACCTCCAAAGTTCAAGTTGCCAGAGTTTGAGCAATATCAGGGAAATACTTGCCCGAGGTGCCATATAACCATGTACTGCAGGAAAATGGCAGCTTATGCCCGCaatgaaaaacttttgattcattTCTTCCAAGAAAGTTTAACTGACGAGGCTCTAACTTGGTACATGCACTCAGATACTACTCACATCTACTCATGGAAGCATCTGGTTGAGACATTCCTAAGGCAGTATGGATATAAAGATTTGACACCTGATAGAGCACAACTGCAGAACATGGTGAAGAAAGAATCTGAATCATTCAGAGAATATGCCCAAAGGTGGAGAGAGATAGTTGCTCAAGTAGAACCGCGTCTGAGCGACAAGGAGATGACTACCACGTTTTTGAGTACTCTGCAACCATCATTTTATGAGCACATGTTAAGCATCTCAGTCTCCTCAAGTTTTACTGACATAGTAGTAATTGGAGAGAGGGTTGAGAGTGGCATAAGAAATGGAAAATTTGCACTAGGCCTAGAGCTAGTAGTAAGTTTAAATGAGTATGATCCTAGACGTGAGAAAGGCAAAGAACGAAGAgctaattcacattttattgCCTGTCCTCAAATGTCGCATTCCTATGGGTCTAGTCGAGCCACTGAACgaagaaattataatcatggTGAGAAGGTCGCCAACTTCACTCCTATCCCCATGACCTATACAGAGCTACTACCAGATCTTCTCTGCAGAAACCTCATAAAGATTTGTCCAACCAGGCCTATACGACCTCCGTATCCAAGGAGATATGACGTAAATGCCAGATGTGATTATCATGGAGGGGCGTGTGGACATTCAATAGAGGCATGCAAGGCTCTGAAACGTAAAGTGCAATCTTTGATCGATTcaggatgtttaaagtttgaagaaatgcAATCCAGCACTGTGGCAAGGCGTGAGTTCACCTCTACAAATGCCATGGACGAGTGA